Proteins from a genomic interval of Caldisalinibacter kiritimatiensis:
- a CDS encoding DUF4870 domain-containing protein, translated as MLTTEQKLLCAVSHLGVFVGIGIIAPLIILLISQDPFVKQQSKEALAFQLFLYIAGIISGVLCFIIIGIIPLIATIIIGLIFPIIATVKMVDGIDYSYPITGRFVRSHF; from the coding sequence ATGCTTACTACTGAACAAAAGCTATTATGTGCTGTTTCACATTTAGGAGTATTTGTTGGAATTGGAATAATAGCGCCATTAATTATATTGTTAATAAGTCAAGACCCATTTGTAAAACAGCAGTCTAAAGAAGCTCTTGCATTTCAGTTATTTCTATATATAGCTGGAATTATATCAGGTGTGCTATGTTTTATAATTATAGGAATTATTCCTTTGATAGCAACCATAATTATAGGTCTAATATTCCCAATTATAGCGACTGTTAAGATGGTAGATGGAATAGATTATTCCTACCCTATAACAGGCAGATTTGTTAGAAGTCATTTTTAA
- the ord gene encoding 2,4-diaminopentanoate dehydrogenase, with product MEKIKVVIWGFGAMGSGMAEMLLKKKGVDIVGVCDRNESRVNKSMYDVLGLDRGNRPEVIIKENIEDIISEKYADVVLLATDSFTKNAFDKIKFILENKINVISTAEEMAYPQAQSPELAKEMDRIAKENGVSVLGTGINPGFVLDLLILALTGTCETVESIKAARINDLSPFGHAVMEEQGVGITKEEFEKRMEKDSLAGHVGFPESIRMIADGIGWEVEKIEQTKDPIVSNTERKTKYAEVKPGNLAGIRQRGYGYVNGEALIEMDHPQQILPEKEDVETGDYIWIKGTPNINLQIKPEIPGGIGTIAMCVNMIPHVINAAPGLKTMLDLPVPRAIMGDMRDMINK from the coding sequence GTGGAAAAAATTAAAGTTGTAATTTGGGGATTTGGTGCTATGGGTAGCGGTATGGCAGAAATGCTACTCAAGAAAAAAGGTGTTGATATAGTTGGAGTATGTGATAGAAATGAGTCAAGAGTAAACAAAAGTATGTATGATGTATTAGGTTTAGATAGAGGTAATAGACCAGAAGTAATTATCAAAGAAAATATTGAGGACATAATTAGTGAAAAATATGCAGATGTTGTGTTATTAGCAACTGATTCTTTTACTAAAAATGCATTTGATAAAATTAAGTTTATTTTAGAAAATAAGATTAATGTAATATCTACAGCTGAAGAAATGGCTTATCCACAGGCTCAATCTCCAGAGCTTGCAAAAGAAATGGATAGAATTGCCAAAGAAAATGGAGTTTCTGTTTTAGGAACAGGTATTAACCCAGGATTTGTACTTGATTTATTAATTTTAGCATTAACAGGAACTTGTGAAACAGTGGAAAGTATCAAGGCAGCTAGAATAAATGACTTATCTCCATTTGGTCATGCGGTAATGGAAGAACAAGGTGTGGGAATTACAAAAGAAGAGTTTGAAAAAAGAATGGAAAAAGATAGTTTGGCAGGGCATGTAGGTTTTCCAGAATCAATTAGAATGATAGCTGACGGCATTGGTTGGGAAGTCGAAAAGATTGAACAGACAAAAGACCCAATAGTTTCAAATACAGAAAGGAAAACAAAATATGCAGAAGTTAAGCCAGGAAATCTTGCAGGTATAAGACAAAGGGGATATGGCTATGTTAACGGCGAAGCATTAATAGAAATGGATCATCCACAACAAATTTTACCTGAAAAAGAAGATGTAGAAACTGGTGATTATATTTGGATTAAAGGTACTCCAAATATCAATTTACAGATAAAACCAGAAATTCCTGGAGGAATTGGTACTATAGCAATGTGTGTTAATATGATACCTCATGTCATTAATGCTGCACCAGGACTAAAAACAATGTTAGATTTACCTGTGCCAAGAGCAATAATGGGTGACATGAGAGACATGATAAATAAGTAG
- the ortB gene encoding 2-amino-4-oxopentanoate thiolase subunit OrtB yields MSKDMSYEAVMARKNEIMKRAIGIDYEKFESSGITFDYEKMMRETGYTLQDIQKIQGETGVGNTPIYELKNLTKLARKLAPKGKGARIFVKDEASNASGSYKARRAATSVYHAKKMGYKGVIAATSGNYGAAVASQAAMRGLKCIIVQECYDSRGVGQPEIIEKARKCEAYGAEVLQLTVGPELFYTFLKLLEETGYFNASLYTPFGIAGVETLGYEIAMQFREKEGRDPDVVVATNAGGGNLTGTARGLIKAGADDVKVVGASVNLKGLHMASDTQFNRKSFTTGHTGFGIPFATWPDRSDVPRSAARALRYMDRYVTVNQGEVFYITEALAQLEGLERGPAGNTSLAAAFSIAQEMDEDKMILVQETEYTGAGKHIQPQLSFAKENGVKVVIGNPEDEIPGENIVLPEHPKLIKARDIDLNKLRKSYIKNCVNTTKINKVTEKDIEFLSEDTKSNIDFVKILLSELGVQY; encoded by the coding sequence ATGAGTAAGGATATGAGCTATGAAGCGGTAATGGCTAGAAAGAATGAAATAATGAAAAGAGCTATAGGAATCGATTATGAAAAATTTGAATCTAGTGGTATAACCTTTGACTATGAAAAAATGATGAGAGAGACAGGATATACGTTACAAGATATACAAAAAATACAAGGAGAAACTGGTGTAGGAAATACCCCAATATATGAACTTAAAAATTTAACTAAGCTTGCCAGAAAACTGGCACCAAAAGGAAAAGGAGCTAGAATTTTTGTTAAGGATGAAGCTTCTAATGCTTCAGGTAGTTATAAAGCTAGAAGGGCAGCTACAAGCGTATATCATGCTAAAAAAATGGGGTATAAAGGTGTTATTGCTGCTACAAGTGGTAACTATGGAGCAGCTGTTGCAAGCCAAGCTGCTATGAGAGGACTAAAATGCATTATAGTTCAAGAATGCTATGATTCTAGAGGAGTAGGACAACCAGAAATAATTGAAAAGGCAAGAAAATGTGAAGCATATGGTGCAGAAGTGTTGCAATTAACAGTAGGACCTGAATTATTTTATACGTTTTTAAAGTTATTAGAGGAAACAGGTTATTTTAATGCTTCACTTTATACACCATTTGGTATAGCAGGTGTGGAAACTTTAGGTTACGAAATAGCTATGCAATTTAGAGAAAAAGAAGGAAGAGACCCTGATGTGGTAGTAGCTACAAATGCTGGCGGAGGAAACCTTACAGGAACAGCACGTGGATTAATAAAGGCTGGAGCAGATGACGTAAAAGTAGTTGGAGCTAGTGTAAATCTTAAAGGCTTACATATGGCAAGTGATACGCAATTTAATAGGAAATCATTTACTACGGGACATACAGGGTTTGGAATACCTTTTGCTACTTGGCCTGATAGGTCAGATGTTCCAAGGTCAGCAGCTAGAGCTTTAAGATATATGGATAGATACGTTACTGTAAATCAAGGTGAGGTATTTTATATAACAGAAGCCTTGGCTCAATTAGAAGGATTAGAAAGAGGGCCTGCAGGTAATACTTCACTAGCAGCAGCATTTTCTATAGCTCAAGAAATGGATGAAGATAAAATGATATTAGTGCAAGAAACTGAATATACAGGAGCAGGTAAGCACATACAGCCACAATTAAGCTTTGCTAAAGAAAATGGGGTAAAGGTAGTAATAGGAAATCCTGAAGATGAAATTCCTGGAGAAAATATAGTATTACCTGAGCATCCAAAACTAATAAAAGCAAGAGATATAGATTTGAATAAATTAAGAAAATCGTATATTAAAAATTGTGTGAATACTACAAAAATTAATAAAGTTACAGAAAAAGATATTGAATTTTTAAGTGAAGATACAAAATCAAATATAGATTTTGTAAAGATTTTACTAAGTGAATTAGGAGTACAGTACTAA
- a CDS encoding ornithine aminomutase subunit alpha → MKRADDFEKRRQHLANLSEEELEQKFWELAEKIVDPLAELAYKHTSPSIERSVLLRMGFSSLEAKAIVEGAIDRGLLGKGAGHLVYRLAKEKNMAIREAGLKLADGEMWDEVLRMFKGGDQ, encoded by the coding sequence GTGAAAAGAGCAGATGACTTTGAGAAAAGAAGACAACATTTAGCTAATTTAAGTGAAGAAGAATTAGAGCAAAAATTTTGGGAATTAGCTGAAAAGATAGTTGACCCACTTGCTGAACTTGCATATAAACATACATCACCTTCTATTGAGAGATCAGTGCTTTTAAGAATGGGATTTTCTAGTTTAGAAGCAAAGGCAATTGTAGAAGGTGCTATAGACAGAGGATTATTAGGTAAAGGTGCAGGACATTTAGTTTATAGATTAGCTAAAGAAAAGAATATGGCTATTAGAGAAGCTGGTTTAAAATTAGCAGATGGAGAAATGTGGGATGAAGTACTTCGTATGTTTAAGGGAGGTGACCAGTAA
- the orr gene encoding ornithine racemase Orr, giving the protein MSYPKIRISLKKIKYNTKRLVTLSSKYGIKIAGVTKVFCAYPKIAKALVEGGVEYLADSRIENLKKIRDIDVPKMLLRLPMISQAEKVVELSDVSLNSELATIKELSKKALEKGKQHKIILMIDLGDLREGIFEEEEIFDTVEIIMKLNGVKLIGIGTNLTCYGGVMPSKDNLGRLTNIARKIESKFKTKLDIISGGNSSSIYLMEKGDIPEGINQLRLGESIILGRETAYGENIEDTYSDCFKLIVEIIEIKEKPSVPIGEIGMDAFGNKPTFEDKGIRKRAICAIGKQDVNIDDITADDTNIEILGASSDHLILDITDSTKDYKVGDKVTFNLAYGGILSSMTSEYVHKEIK; this is encoded by the coding sequence ATGTCATATCCAAAAATTAGGATTTCTCTAAAAAAGATAAAATATAATACTAAAAGGTTAGTAACCTTAAGCTCTAAATATGGTATAAAAATAGCAGGGGTTACTAAGGTGTTTTGTGCATATCCCAAGATAGCTAAGGCTTTAGTAGAAGGTGGAGTGGAGTATTTAGCAGACTCAAGAATCGAAAATTTAAAGAAGATTCGAGATATAGATGTACCTAAAATGCTATTAAGATTACCAATGATAAGTCAAGCTGAAAAAGTTGTAGAACTGTCAGATGTATCTTTAAATTCAGAGCTTGCAACAATAAAAGAGCTTTCTAAAAAAGCTCTTGAAAAAGGAAAACAACATAAAATAATACTTATGATTGATTTAGGTGATTTAAGAGAAGGAATTTTTGAAGAAGAAGAAATTTTTGATACTGTTGAAATAATTATGAAGCTAAATGGAGTAAAATTAATAGGAATTGGTACAAATCTTACTTGCTATGGTGGAGTTATGCCATCTAAAGATAATCTAGGAAGATTAACAAATATAGCAAGAAAGATAGAGAGTAAATTTAAAACAAAATTAGATATAATATCTGGAGGTAATTCGAGTAGCATTTATTTAATGGAGAAAGGAGATATACCAGAGGGAATTAATCAATTAAGGTTAGGAGAGTCAATTATTTTAGGTAGAGAAACTGCATATGGAGAAAATATAGAAGACACATATAGTGATTGTTTCAAATTGATAGTAGAAATAATTGAAATAAAAGAGAAACCTTCAGTTCCTATTGGTGAAATAGGTATGGATGCATTTGGTAATAAACCAACTTTTGAAGATAAAGGGATAAGAAAAAGAGCAATTTGTGCTATTGGAAAACAAGATGTTAATATAGATGATATAACAGCTGATGACACTAATATAGAAATTTTAGGTGCAAGTAGTGACCATTTAATATTAGATATTACAGATAGTACAAAAGATTATAAAGTAGGTGACAAAGTTACATTTAATTTAGCTTATGGTGGAATTTTAAGCTCTATGACATCAGAATATGTTCATAAAGAAATAAAGTAA
- a CDS encoding GlmL-related ornithine degradation protein, with amino-acid sequence MKVNILVAEIGSTTTVVNAFDGVYDNCPKFLGQGQAPTTVLEGDVNIGLQGAIEDLKENLQTEEISYDEMLATSSAAGGLRMTVHGLVYDMTVRAAKEAALGAGANIHQITAGKLRRTDIKKLKEIKPNIILIAGGVDYGERETALYNAEKIAELNLDIPVIYAGNIENQDEVKEIFEETNSKLYIVENVYPKIDKLNIEPTRRVIQKVFEEHIIHAPGMTRVREMVTGPIIPTPGAVMLSSKLIKEEIGDLITLDVGGATTDVHSVTEGSEEVNRILLSPEPVAKRTVEGDLGVFVNMRNIVDRVGIENLSERLKVNEETVEKLIESHKPIPETDMQKRFVEELTLEAVITAVRRHAGKFRDLYGPGGKKTIAEGKDLTKVQYIIGTGGALTRLPRRVEIMKNIAINNKGNELFPSKDAKVLVDNKYIMASLGVLSKKYPDAALKLLKQSLEID; translated from the coding sequence ATGAAGGTTAATATTTTAGTTGCAGAGATAGGTAGTACAACTACTGTTGTAAATGCATTTGATGGAGTATATGATAACTGTCCCAAGTTTTTGGGACAGGGTCAAGCTCCAACAACTGTATTAGAAGGAGACGTTAACATAGGGCTTCAAGGGGCTATCGAAGATTTAAAAGAAAATTTACAGACCGAAGAAATATCATATGATGAAATGTTGGCAACAAGTAGTGCAGCAGGTGGTCTAAGAATGACAGTGCACGGATTAGTGTATGATATGACAGTAAGAGCTGCTAAAGAAGCAGCACTAGGTGCTGGAGCTAACATTCATCAAATAACTGCTGGAAAATTAAGAAGAACAGATATCAAAAAGTTAAAGGAAATAAAGCCTAATATAATTTTAATTGCTGGTGGAGTGGATTATGGAGAAAGAGAAACAGCATTATACAATGCAGAAAAGATTGCAGAGCTGAATTTAGATATACCAGTTATATATGCTGGAAATATAGAAAATCAAGATGAAGTTAAAGAAATTTTTGAAGAAACTAATTCAAAGCTTTATATAGTTGAAAATGTTTATCCTAAGATAGACAAATTAAATATAGAACCAACAAGAAGAGTTATTCAAAAAGTTTTTGAAGAACATATAATCCACGCACCAGGAATGACTCGTGTTAGGGAAATGGTTACAGGTCCGATAATTCCAACACCAGGAGCTGTAATGCTATCATCGAAACTTATAAAAGAAGAAATAGGAGATTTAATAACTTTAGATGTAGGTGGAGCCACTACAGATGTTCATTCAGTTACAGAAGGTAGTGAAGAAGTAAATAGGATATTATTAAGTCCAGAGCCTGTTGCAAAGAGAACAGTTGAAGGTGATCTTGGTGTATTTGTTAATATGAGAAATATTGTTGATAGAGTAGGAATAGAGAATTTAAGTGAAAGGCTCAAAGTTAATGAAGAAACAGTAGAAAAACTTATAGAATCACATAAACCTATTCCAGAAACAGATATGCAAAAGAGATTTGTGGAAGAGTTGACATTGGAAGCAGTAATAACTGCAGTTAGAAGACACGCAGGTAAGTTTAGAGATCTTTATGGACCAGGTGGTAAGAAAACTATAGCTGAAGGTAAAGATCTTACAAAGGTTCAGTATATCATAGGTACTGGAGGAGCATTAACTAGATTGCCTCGGAGAGTAGAAATTATGAAAAATATAGCTATTAATAATAAGGGAAACGAACTATTTCCATCTAAGGATGCAAAAGTGCTAGTAGACAATAAATATATTATGGCATCTTTAGGTGTATTATCTAAAAAATATCCTGATGCAGCATTAAAATTATTAAAACAAAGTCTTGAAATAGATTAA
- the oraE gene encoding D-ornithine 4,5-aminomutase subunit OraE, which yields MELKQNEKLNVENILRDIDKYRPRRRGWTWRKGVGEKRKIGKFEYYETSELLEKSQPLPAAKSFDEIDPQPDSVITTEIASGRFEDDIRRMRMAAWHGADHIMVIRTAGQSHFDGLIEGTPQGVGGIPVTRKQVRAQRKALDIIEDEVGRPINYHSYVSGVAGPEIAVMFAEEGVNGAHQDPQYNVLYRNINMIRSFVDAAVAKKVMVWADMAQIDGAHNANATAREAWKVMPELMVQHAINSMFSVKIGMKKENICLSTVPPTAPPAPCMRIDLPYAVALRELFKDYKMRAQMNTKYMESSTREATVTHVLNLLISKLTRADIQSTITPDEGRNVPWHIYNIEACDTAKQAMIGMDGLTEMVEIKRNDGELAEKVRELKERAILFMEEILEVGGYFKAVEEGFFVDSGYYPERNGDGIVRKIDGGVGAGTVVERDDDYMAPVTAHFGYNNIAQYDENAVDNPSSLIDGSTLEKPEKIIFIDELDENDNVYKRLEETKELRESSLTKPEMEWHGDGVVLLTLFLPEEDRVAEFAAIEIGKKMGLEDVEVINKEIMQLAEGTRIELKGRVPFTIDTSKLKIPPKPEVMSDDEIRKEIEEHPMKIVAATVGEDEHSVGLREIIDIKHGGIEKYGIECHYLGTSVPVEKLIDAAIEIDADAILASTIISHDDIHYKNMKKLHELCIEKGIRDKVILLAGGTQVSNELAVENGVDAGFGRGTKGVHVATFLVKKRREMRNEG from the coding sequence ATGGAATTAAAGCAAAATGAGAAACTTAATGTAGAAAATATTTTAAGGGATATAGATAAATATAGACCTAGAAGAAGAGGTTGGACTTGGAGAAAAGGTGTTGGAGAAAAAAGAAAAATAGGGAAATTTGAATATTACGAAACTTCAGAGCTGTTAGAAAAGAGTCAACCACTACCAGCAGCTAAAAGCTTTGATGAAATTGACCCTCAACCAGACAGCGTTATAACAACCGAAATTGCTTCTGGTAGATTTGAAGATGATATTAGAAGAATGAGAATGGCAGCTTGGCATGGTGCAGACCATATAATGGTTATTAGAACTGCTGGGCAGAGTCATTTTGATGGATTGATTGAAGGTACACCACAGGGTGTTGGTGGTATACCAGTAACAAGAAAGCAAGTTAGAGCTCAAAGAAAAGCATTAGATATAATTGAAGATGAAGTTGGTAGACCTATAAATTACCATTCATATGTAAGTGGTGTAGCTGGACCTGAAATAGCTGTTATGTTTGCTGAAGAAGGAGTTAATGGTGCTCATCAAGACCCTCAATACAATGTTTTATATAGAAATATAAACATGATTAGGTCTTTTGTTGATGCTGCAGTTGCTAAAAAGGTAATGGTTTGGGCAGATATGGCTCAAATAGATGGAGCACATAATGCAAATGCTACAGCTAGAGAAGCTTGGAAGGTTATGCCAGAGCTTATGGTGCAACATGCTATAAATTCGATGTTTTCAGTTAAAATAGGCATGAAAAAGGAAAATATTTGTTTGTCAACTGTACCACCTACTGCACCTCCAGCTCCTTGTATGCGTATAGATTTGCCATATGCAGTAGCTTTAAGAGAATTATTTAAAGATTATAAGATGAGAGCTCAAATGAATACAAAATACATGGAATCATCTACTAGAGAAGCTACTGTAACTCATGTATTAAATCTTCTTATTTCAAAGCTAACTAGAGCAGATATACAGTCAACTATTACACCAGATGAGGGAAGAAATGTACCATGGCATATTTATAACATAGAAGCTTGTGATACTGCTAAGCAAGCTATGATAGGAATGGATGGACTAACAGAAATGGTTGAAATTAAAAGAAATGATGGTGAATTAGCAGAAAAGGTTAGAGAATTAAAAGAAAGAGCAATCCTTTTCATGGAAGAAATACTTGAAGTAGGAGGATATTTTAAGGCAGTAGAAGAAGGGTTCTTTGTAGATTCAGGTTATTACCCAGAAAGAAATGGGGATGGAATAGTAAGAAAAATTGATGGTGGAGTTGGAGCAGGTACTGTGGTAGAAAGAGATGACGATTATATGGCACCAGTAACTGCACATTTCGGTTATAATAATATAGCTCAATATGATGAAAATGCCGTAGATAATCCATCATCCTTAATAGACGGTAGTACACTTGAAAAACCAGAAAAAATAATATTTATTGATGAGTTAGATGAAAATGACAATGTATATAAGAGACTAGAAGAAACCAAGGAATTAAGAGAATCATCTCTAACAAAGCCAGAAATGGAATGGCATGGAGATGGAGTTGTATTACTTACACTATTCTTACCTGAAGAAGATAGGGTAGCTGAATTTGCAGCTATTGAAATAGGTAAGAAAATGGGACTAGAAGATGTAGAAGTTATAAATAAAGAAATTATGCAACTTGCAGAAGGCACGAGAATTGAATTAAAAGGAAGAGTTCCATTTACAATAGATACTAGTAAATTAAAGATACCACCAAAGCCAGAGGTAATGTCAGATGATGAGATACGTAAGGAAATAGAAGAACATCCTATGAAAATCGTAGCAGCAACTGTTGGAGAAGATGAACACTCAGTAGGCTTAAGAGAGATAATAGACATAAAACACGGTGGAATTGAAAAGTATGGTATTGAGTGTCATTATCTTGGAACTTCAGTACCTGTTGAAAAGCTAATAGATGCTGCAATAGAAATAGATGCGGATGCGATTCTAGCATCAACAATTATTAGTCATGATGATATCCATTATAAAAATATGAAAAAGCTTCATGAATTGTGTATAGAAAAAGGTATAAGAGATAAAGTAATTTTATTGGCTGGTGGAACACAAGTATCAAATGAACTAGCAGTTGAGAACGGAGTTGATGCTGGATTTGGTAGAGGAACTAAGGGCGTTCATGTGGCAACATTTCTAGTTAAGAAAAGAAGGGAAATGAGAAATGAAGGTTAA
- the ortA gene encoding 2-amino-4-oxopentanoate thiolase subunit OrtA: protein MEKAKKGDWVRIYNVVLEPENRAPQVPDDTKKVPLEMWVKGFLLNDEAKKGEEVEVETYIGRKVKGELIEINPYYDHDFGKCVPELLYIGRQLRGILEDGEYDE from the coding sequence GTGGAAAAAGCAAAAAAAGGCGACTGGGTAAGAATTTATAATGTAGTTTTAGAGCCTGAAAATCGCGCTCCTCAGGTTCCAGATGATACAAAAAAAGTTCCATTAGAGATGTGGGTAAAAGGATTTCTGCTTAATGACGAAGCAAAAAAAGGTGAAGAAGTAGAAGTAGAGACTTACATAGGAAGAAAGGTAAAGGGAGAGTTAATCGAGATAAATCCATATTATGACCACGATTTTGGTAAGTGTGTACCTGAATTACTTTATATAGGTAGACAACTGAGAGGAATCCTTGAGGATGGTGAATACGATGAGTAA